The nucleotide window ACTTCCGACAAGTTCTTCCTCTGGCTCTTTGAAGGAGGCCCCTCTGCCCAAGGAAACACGTCCATCACAAATCAATCATCGGGCTTCTTTTACATCTCGCCCGCGGTAACAACTACTTCCTCATCGACAAGTACTACTACATCGACATCCacaccatcgtcatcttcatcgccatcatcctcatcagcGACTCCTTCGTCCTCCCCAACCGTACAAGCGACCACTGACAATGGGCTTTCGACCGGAGCCAAAgcgggcatcggcgccggcgcaggagTCGCCGGTTTGGCCATCCTTGCCGCAATCCTCCTCTTTGCGGGGTACCGATCAAAAAAGAAGAGGGAGCTGGAAGAGCTGCGGTCTGCGAGCTACTTGAACTCCGGCGGCTTCACCTCGACCAACATGTCTAAGACGGCCCTTCCGGTCACTCCCGTACCTCAGCAACCGCCTTCTGAGCTGCCTGGACACCACCATAGAGATATGGCAGAACTTGGGTAGCCTCAGAGGTTTGGGGCTTTGGCGATGGTATTTACGTGCAACTCTCCCGAAATATCGACTCCGTGGCTGCGAATATTGGTTTGAAGTCGGTACTTTGAATTTAAGCTGCATGATACCTCACATGATGTGTAGAGCATACTTCGACTTTGTGCTAGCCCAATATCTGGATTACGGGAACGTGACCCTGTTCAGCCACGAGCTGCATATCGCCAGTCATGTATTGTAACCACCAAAGAACGCCCCGAAGCCTGCCTTATACAAAGGTCTTGATTGCCCGATGCATGTATGCCCTCCAGATGATGCAAAAAAAGAGCATGTTCAGGTGGGAGACGGCACCCAGATCAGCTCAATCACGCTATCGCGGTCACCCATCTGCCGATGCCCTACACCCTCCCAGCGGGTATCGTCCTTGTTCCTCAGGTATGTTTGCAATACTGAGCCATCGGGTTGGATCTCCGACCCTTGGATCGTCCACGAGATCTTCTCGCCACCCTTCTTCAGTGGCGGCCGCTGAGGCCCAAACACGAAATCGAAATTCCAACCCTTTTCCCACAGCGCCTCAAACGTACGTTCGACCTGACTTGTCTCGAACGTGATGCCCGCAGGGTAGTAAGCAATGGAGTGCCCGGAAATGATGAAGTCATCGGAGGTCTGGAAACGCTGCAAGATGCAGTCCTCGCCGCAGGTGTAGGCGATTTTGCTGAATTGCAAAGGTCGAGCCTCGTGCCAGCCACCACCTCGGTAATGGTGAAGCGAGAGCGGTTTGTGACCCCACTCGTAGAATCCTGCCGCGTCGCCTCGGAAGTCCAGCTGCCAGAGGCCCGGCAATACAACAAGTCGTGCGTTGCTGTTTTCGTAGATGCAATTACGCAAGAGCTTGTCGCCTTGCCatcccgcctcctccaccttctGCGGCGATGCGCAAACGCTGATAGAGTCTGTAATCTTCTTGGCCATTGGTAATGATAAGAACACGCCGGCTCCACCAAATGCTTGAGAACCATGTCGCTCAACAGCACCGACGTCTTCCGAGAGCGTGCCGATATAAAGATCTTTAGAGTGATCAAAGGCGCCGAGGCTCCGAATCAGACTATGCATGCTGGGAAAGAacgtgtcgtcgtcgcataATACTAGCCACTTTCTGTGTCGAGAATCCTCCTGTCGATATAGGTGCGGAACGAGGTTGATGTATCGAACGGGCATATGTGGTTCGTTTGATCGGTCGACTTGGGCCTCAATTCCGGCATCGCGAAGAATTGTGCGAGCGTCGcggagctcctcgtcgctaGCCTCCTCAAGTATGAGGAACAGCTTGGCGCCATTACTGACGCCATGGCCATTCGTGAGCCAGTATTGCCAGTCACCGATCATGTCAACGCGCGACTCATTTAGTCGTTTGAATGTAGTCGATACGCCGAACGCAAAGTCCGAAGCCACGACGCTGGAGGCCAGGCCGGAAACCGGGACCTCGACTTGTATGGGCTTGGGGCAGTCGCCATTGACGGTGCCTGCGTTGACCTGCTTCGTGATGTCGATCGGCACCGTGTTTGTGCTCAGTAACGCCTGCGGGAGAACCGTCATGCTCTTCCGCTCGAGgccttggcgacgccgaAAGCTGACGATTCGAGCGTGGTAGTCGAACTGGTCATCGATGCCATATCGTTGCTTGATATCGGCGAAGTGGGAAGTGTCGAACGCGCAAGCCGTCCCAGCAGCCAAACGTCCGTTTCTGAGCGTCGGGTCGGATATGCCTGCGCTCCCTGATAACCGACCCTGCAGCATGCCGCCAAATATGGCAAATGCAAGCAGGGCAGATATGGAGACTAGCGTCAGCCTGATCCGCCTCCGCATCATGACGACGGCTCAAACTTGGAGGCTCCCTGAGCCTTCAGTCATGACAGTTGGACCAAATGGCCGGAAACCGGAGGCCTGGGCTGACGCGAGatggcggccgcagcagcagaggaaGCAAAATGACAGAAACCAAACCGGAGCATGGCCCCCATCGTTCACGGGCAAGTGGGTGGCCGGGCCTTGGCTCGTGCAATGGGGACGAGCTTTCCAAGGCTGAGAAgaaagggggagggatgaTCGATTTTGGCGCGAAGCAAAGGCCCCAGCTTCTTCACTCATACGGGGCTGTTGTCGAGTGTCGTGTCCAGCTGGGCAGTGCGTCTCGGGCGCTCTTCGCACGGTGTGGAGGAGGTTATCCTCGCTGCCCCCAACGGTCGCGCTGAGGGTGGGCTGCAATGTCGTTTGGCTGGCCCGGAACAAATCAGGGCGGATCGTAGTGCATGGGAAGCCGGCCAACAGTGGGCCTGAAATTGAAGGGTGGGTACTTGGGAGCGTCCGGGTTTTCTGGCTCGCGGCGATGGAAGTGTGAGTGACCTGAGAATAAGCGGTGGACATCATTATTGTTCATACTACCTACAGCAGGCAGTTCCTCCCAGCGGCCTGTAGGTAGGTTAGTTAGTACTTTGTCGAATACGGCAGCCACTCGTGCGACCCGCAAGAAGGGATTTTCTTCCAGCTGCCTTGATGAGCTGTGCTTCGTACCGCAAAAGCCGATTCTCAGGCCACCACGAACTAAGTAaggtagtaacttagtagctAACGTAAtacctcgcccgcgccgaaCCGCATTCTTTCTGTCTCTGCCCAGCGTCTTCAACGTTATCTTAGTGCGAGTTTTAGCTTCCCAAAGCGTTTCTGCCGCCGTCAACCATCCACATCAACTGGGTCTGAGACTCCAGGGGAACGGCACGTGGCAGGCATTGTCGAGACTTTGCTCCGGAGCTACCGCCGCGATGTGGATTCAGTCACGCGATTAGGACGGTTCATTTGACAGGGCCTGGTCACCAGGAATTCTTAGGTAGGGCACCAGGCAAGGAGTGCTTCGTAGGTAGAGGTGGAGCGACGCAGGGCGGCCACAATTAGTAGCCTCCGGGTGTTGACTCTCCAGCGAACGGAACAGTGGGCGACGCGCTGTAATGGCAGCAACCTGTTACAATACCGATGCAGTACTAAGGTCTGCTGGACGCAGGCTGACTATCGCCCTGGCGTTGgccctccatctcctcgtcatgcaggtacgtaccccaGCTGGCGCCCAACAGCCCAGCGGGTTGGAGGGATCCATTAGATGGatccacacacacacacccctcTCAGAGGAGGTGCCAAGTCTGCCCTGTTCTGTGCGTGCAGTAGCGGCCGAAggtggctggcgggcgcgcgtgagcgagcgagtgtGAGATGCCACCCGTCGCGAGCCTTGCCCCTTCCGTGCCGTTGACCCTCGTCCTCCCCTCGATGTGCCCATGAGGCTAATGACGGTCAGTTCATGCGCACCTCAAAGCTACGAGCCTGGCTGGCATTAGCCATGGCCCTGCGACAGTCCTTTCGTACTTTACCCGCGGCTTGCAGCGAATAGATACGCTACAGATGCTGTCGCAGGCAAGCAAACCCTCCCAATGACCACACCTGTCGCCGCAATAATGTGCCGTGCTCTCGTGAAGGTTACTCCAACGTCGCGCACAGTGCCCCACCGACATTGATTTTATGCCGTTGTGGTCGCAACATTTCTGGCAGCTGCAGTGTTGAACTCAGGCGTATCAACCGACATAGGCACCACCTAGGCCGCAACCTCAGGACCACGACTGCGTTATGCCGAGCAGATGCCGATGGTACGAATATATTAACGTTTGTAAGCGCGCATTGCACGTTATGTTGGAGCGacgcgcgccaccgccgccctggagctCAGAGCCCATGTATCGTATCACCCTGCCAGGCCGAGTTGTTCCTCAATTTGTACACCATGTGGTTTGCCGAAACTCCCGAAACCGCATCTGCGCTTTTGCTCAAATCTGACGAAGAAAATGCAAGTCGCTCGTGCTCTCTCGTCCAGCCAGAtagccagccaggccccccccttcatTGTCTTGGATTGTTTCCAGCCTCACGGGGTATCAGACATCGCCTTATTTCGTCGTTAATCTCGGTGACATCGTCGATCCGATAATACGCAGCGCATGTCTGTCCCGGATTTTGCTTGttcgtcgtctcgtcgatCGGTTTGATGACTTCGTCGGGTgcagggacgacgacggcgccggcggcgcgcactGCCGCGCACGAAAGGGCGAGGATGAGCACGGCAGCGAGGAAGTGGCTCTggcccgccttggccgcgagCATGGTTTTGCTGAGACGAGGGCTGCTGGCTGACGGGCGTGTGGAATCGTTCGCCGCTTACTTCCGCGAATTCGTGGCGATCTGATCTGGACAACTGTTACTAGAGCCGGGgtgggacggacggatgaAAGGTGGTCGACAGGCAATTATATGTACGCACACTCAATTTCGAGTCACTGGACTCTTTCAGCCGCCCCCGAGGGCCCAGGCTCCAACAGAGGCGCTCATTCTGACGCAAACAAGAAGTCGCCTGCAGGAGGTCGACCGGCTTGGGGATAAGCGCTGTTGTTGGTCCGTCCCGGCCGCCTGTTGGCTTGAGACGCCACCCACGGCGCCCAGGACCCCTGGCAACATCGTGTCCCCCCATCACCGTGTCCGGACATGCGTGGAtcccaccatccatccaacccccccggcttgtggtgctggtggtgcttgCTGACAACGGGACGAGAAATCTCCCACAATGTGACGCTATATAGTGGTTTTGGAGGGCACTGTGCGCGATTTACTGtgtactaggtacctagcgGCGGCATGATGGGACTCAGGAGAGGAGCatgccgccagccgccagcagccaccgGAACGACAGCCCTGCCCTGGAAGTGTACCAGCAGGCAGCCCTTGTTCTTCCAAATCTGCATGATTTGCCAAGCCTGCTTGCCGCCATGtgacgggctggctggctggctgggtgcGTGGCCTCAGGTCGCGCGTAAATCAGTGCCGCCGGGCGGAAGGATCTGGGGAGGCTGCAAGGCAGCGAGCGTGCAATTTGTTAAACCTGGCCCTTTCCAGCTCCTCTttttggccgccgccgtgacaTGGACGACGCAACCCAAAGCAAAAGGACGACATGCTGCTTCTCAAAGCCAACCGTCGGCTGCGCACGGGCAGGGCGATAGCTCTgtgcctcctcgtcttcgtcgtctgGATCTTCACGTCAAGCCAGCTGCTGTCCTTCTTCCGGATAGAGGGCGGTGATGGGTCGAACGATGGCATTGTGGCATCCAGCAGCAATGCTACGCTTGGCTTCGGTCAAATCTATGTCATCTCGCAGCGAGGGTCGGCGCGTCGCAAGGGCATCATCCAGGCGGCCAATGTCACCGAGTTGCAGTTCACCATTCCCGAGCAGCCAGTTTGGACGGAAGCCGATGAGCGCAACTTCAGACTTGCAAATAATTCGTCTATTAGCAAGGGCTCACTGCTAGCTTGGCTCGGGCATCTACACGCTCTGCAACAGTAAGGGAAAACCCGCACCTCCTTGCAATCGCGTCGCTTGTTCAAGGCCTGTGTGCGTCTCTAACCTTTGACGCTTTCTATCGCTACCTAGGTTCCTCGACTCGGGAGCAGATACCGCCTTGTttctcgaggacgacgtcgactggGACATCCGGCTCCGCACAACTCAAGCACCACTCgtgtccgccgccgtgcgccaGGTCCTCGGCCGGACATCGAGACGTCTTGACGCGCGAAAGTATCCATACGGCGATCCGAGTAGCTGGGACCTGCTTTATCTGGGCCATTGCGGCGACTactggcatggcatggacgTCGAGTTCAAAGATGGCCATGTCAAGCCCAAAGACCTCGAAAAGACGCCACACACGGCGTTCATCGACCCATCCATGTCGCATTCTGACAACCTACATCCCTTTACGAAATCGTTGATGAAGaatctcggcgtcgacgaatacacgcgcctcgtccaccgcTCCGTCTTTCCGCTCTGCACCTTTGGCTATGCGCTCtcacgcgcgggcgcgcgccgtaTCCTAGAATGGGGAGGCAAGGAGCCATCCGAAGGGGGCTACAAGGCTTACGATGTCTTGATCCTGCTCAGCTGCCGCGACTACGGACTGCGTTGCTGGACGGTCAACCCGGAGCTCTTCCACCACGTCCCCGGGCCCAGCATCATCGACACCCAGTCAGGCAACAAGAACCTGCCACCGGTAGACCGTGCGGCTCAAGAACAAGTCAAGACCCGCGGCGAGACGCCAAACATAGATTGCGGGTTTTGGAAGGGCGCGTTCGGCTTTgacgagcaggacgaggaccgcCTCGAGTATCTTCGGCAGGAAGTGGGCAGGAAAGGGAGGTGTCTAAAGAGCGGACGCGACTTGCAAGGCTGAAGACCATGACTCTATGGAGCTTGCGAATCTTCTATCAACCCGGATCAAGCGGGCGATGAACATTTAAGATTGTGTCTTTGGCGGCATCATGAACCAGAGTTTGCCGAGACATAGGTCCGACATAACCCGTTCTAAGCCGCGAGCTGGCTACGACGCATTCCAAGGACCTGACTCTTTTTGCCCCTCACCAACGCGACGTCACTACGGCATAGCGACTACTTCCAGACAGCATCGCATTTAGAAATGCCGCTTGGCGGCCGCACCGCTGGCGGGATGGCCATAGCATTGCACGAGATGATGATTGACGCAGCTCAGCAGCCGTGATGCACCAGCAGTCAggccctcccctcctcaAGAAGCGTCACGTTTTGAAACGCGCATCAGCCGCGGTGGCTTGGTTGATCTACTCGGAACGCGGTCCTTCCGCCGATGCGGAAGATTGGCGGGATCGCGGGGGACTCCTGTccggggagggagagagtgTTTCCAAATTGCTCCACCCTCCTTGCTATTAGCGATGGGAGCATGATCTCGACCTGTCTGTCACTAAGAGTTTATGGGCCTTTGAATGAGAAGCGTGCTGTTTCGAGCGTGCTCGCGTC belongs to Purpureocillium takamizusanense chromosome 1, complete sequence and includes:
- a CDS encoding uncharacterized protein (TransMembrane:2 (i32-58o210-231i)~EggNog:ENOG503P7XN); the protein is MSVHQTYIHPSHHALQQRLLRRPWGASSTQPAMLGALVWILLISVHVPSVLSLAEFFVPGAPPYPRWRAGDVQKIKYRTTYTEYTIALWQQLDSAGRLGPILFQTTNGPDTDFDWVVQSYTLNLDTSDKFFLWLFEGGPSAQGNTSITNQSSGFFYISPAVTTTSSSTSTTTSTSTPSSSSSPSSSSATPSSSPTVQATTDNGLSTGAKAGIGAGAGVAGLAILAAILLFAGYRSKKKRELEELRSASYLNSGGFTSTNMSKTALPVTPVPQQPPSELPGHHHRDMAELG
- a CDS encoding uncharacterized protein (EggNog:ENOG503P0YV~COG:G), whose product is MMRRRIRLTLVSISALLAFAIFGGMLQGRLSGSAGISDPTLRNGRLAAGTACAFDTSHFADIKQRYGIDDQFDYHARIVSFRRRQGLERKSMTVLPQALLSTNTVPIDITKQVNAGTVNGDCPKPIQVEVPVSGLASSVVASDFAFGVSTTFKRLNESRVDMIGDWQYWLTNGHGVSNGAKLFLILEEASDEELRDARTILRDAGIEAQVDRSNEPHMPVRYINLVPHLYRQEDSRHRKWLVLCDDDTFFPSMHSLIRSLGAFDHSKDLYIGTLSEDVGAVERHGSQAFGGAGVFLSLPMAKKITDSISVCASPQKVEEAGWQGDKLLRNCIYENSNARLVVLPGLWQLDFRGDAAGFYEWGHKPLSLHHYRGGGWHEARPLQFSKIAYTCGEDCILQRFQTSDDFIISGHSIAYYPAGITFETSQVERTFEALWEKGWNFDFVFGPQRPPLKKGGEKISWTIQGSEIQPDGSVLQTYLRNKDDTRWEGVGHRQMGDRDSVIELIWVPSPT
- a CDS encoding uncharacterized protein (SECRETED:SignalP(1-27~SECRETED:cutsite=VRA-AG~SECRETED:prob=0.5167)) → MLAAKAGQSHFLAAVLILALSCAAVRAAGAVVVPAPDEVIKPIDETTNKQNPGQTCAAYYRIDDVTEINDEIRRCLIPREAGNNPRQ
- a CDS encoding uncharacterized protein (TransMembrane:2 (i12-29o49-66i)~EggNog:ENOG503PC8U~COG:G), which gives rise to MLLLKANRRLRTGRAIALCLLVFVVWIFTSSQLLSFFRIEGGDGSNDGIVASSSNATLGFGQIYVISQRGSARRKGIIQAANVTELQFTIPEQPVWTEADERNFRLANNSSISKGSLLAWLGHLHALQQFLDSGADTALFLEDDVDWDIRLRTTQAPLVSAAVRQVLGRTSRRLDARKYPYGDPSSWDLLYLGHCGDYWHGMDVEFKDGHVKPKDLEKTPHTAFIDPSMSHSDNLHPFTKSLMKNLGVDEYTRLVHRSVFPLCTFGYALSRAGARRILEWGGKEPSEGGYKAYDVLILLSCRDYGLRCWTVNPELFHHVPGPSIIDTQSGNKNLPPVDRAAQEQVKTRGETPNIDCGFWKGAFGFDEQDEDRLEYLRQEVGRKGRCLKSGRDLQG